A region of the Chryseobacterium gotjawalense genome:
ATATAAATTAGACGCTGATAAATAACAAACAATGAGACACGGTAAAAAATTCAATCACTTATCTAGAACAGCTTCTCACAGAAGTGCTTTGCTTTCTAATATGGCTTGTTCTCTTATTGAGCATAAAAGAATCAACACAACTGTTGCTAAAGCGAAAGCTTTAAGAGTGTATGTTGAACCGATCCTTACAAAAGCGAAAGAAGATACAACACACAACAGAAGAACAGTTTTTTCTTACCTGCAAAGCAAAGAAGCAGTTACTGAATTATTCAGAACAATTGCTCCTAAAATCGCAGAAAGAAACGGTGGTTACACAAGAATCATCAAAACTGGATTCAGACAGGGAGATGCTGCCGATATGGCAATGATCGAACTTGTAGATTTCAACGAACTTTACAACCCGAACGCTGAAGAGAAAAAAGTAACAAGAAGAAGCAGAAGAGCGACTCCTAAAGCAGCAGAAACTGTTGCTGAAGTAAAAGAAACTCCTGCTAAAGAAGTTAAAACTGACGAGCCAGTTGCAGAAGCTACTGATGCTACAGAAGAAAAAGCTGGCGAATAATATTCCCGACTTTTTATAAAGAAAAATCCGTTCAATTTAATTTGAACGGATTTTTTATTTTAAGAAATAAGGTTCGTTTTTATCTGCCTTAACTTTTTATTTTGATCGTTGTAATTTACTTTTGAAATCAAAGGTAAAATCTGAACATTTCTTACTTGGCTCTTTTAACTTGGCTCTTGCTATTGTCCTCTCGCTTTCTTCAAATGAATCACATTTTTTTCCTGTGTAATCGTAACAGAGTCGTTTTTAGCCACAATCGTAATGTCAAAGTTTCCATAAACTCCTCCTTTTGGCCAAGCCTCTTTCTGTGGGGCGGAAATGGTCTTATTATTACTTCGGATGCTGATCGTTTTTTCTTTAGGTGTGTTTTTAAAAGTAACCAAAGCTGACGATCCATCATCTGCCACATAACGTTCCGTGTATTCAGGTGCATCAGTATTTACACCGGCGGTGGCAGTTGCAGGAACGGTCGTGCTGTCCTCCGGAAGATCCGCAGAATATCCGCTTTCCTGTTTGATAATGCTTTTATTTCCTTCGGTGTTTTTCTTACAACTGAATGTGAGCAGAAGCAAGGAACTTGCGGCGAGGATGAATATTTTTTTCATTATTAAAGTTTTAGTGGTTAATCAAATTTAATAATAAGTTTTCTAATTATCAATATCCTGTTAAAATTAACTAAAATTTAACTCAAACCTATTTAAAATCATCGCATATAACCCTTGCAATCATTCCATTTTCACTAAATTTGTACTTCATATTAAATAATACTAAAAAATTATACAATGAGTTACATTTCTTACATTGAAGCGAGGCAGATTTTAGATTCCAGAGGAAATCCTACCATCGAAGTCGACGTGTTCACAGAAAGTGGTGCGATGGGTCGTGCTGCTGTTCCTTCCGGAGCATCTACGGGTGAACATGAAGCGGTAGAATTACGTGATGGCGGTTCTGATTTCGCAGGAAAAGGAGTTTTAAAAGCAATCGAAAATGTAAGAGAAGTTATCGCACCGGAATTAGTTGGACTTCCCGTGTGGGACCAAAACTTTATCGATCAGATTATGATCGAATTAGACGGTACAAAAAACAAAAGTAATCTCGGAGCTAATGCTATTTTAGGTGTATCGTTGGCCGCCGCAAAAGCTGCAGCGACAGAATTGAGAATGCCTTTGTACAAATATGTTGGCGGAGTTAATGCCAATACACTTCCTGTTCCGATGATGAACGTAATTAATGGTGGTTCGCATTCTGATGCGCCGATCGCGTTTCAGGAATTTATGATCATGCCGGTCAAAGCAGAATCTTTTTCTGATTCATTAAGAAAAGGAACTGAGATTTTCCATAGTTTAAAATCAATTTTACACGACAGAGGATTATCAACTGCAGTTGGTGATGAAGGTGGTTTCGCACCAAAATTCAAGGGAACGGAAGACGCTCTGGACACACTTACTAAAGCCGTTGAAAAAGCGGGTTATAAAGTTGGAGATGATATCATGTTTGCATTAGACTGTGCTGCGTCAGAATTCTACAAAGACGGAATGTATGATTACAGAAAATTCGAGACACCAGAATCTGCGCACTTCAACAGAAGCGAACAGGTTAATTACTTAGCAGATTTGGCAGCGAAATATCCGATCATTTCAATCGAAGACGGAATGCACGAAGATGATTGGGAAGGTTGGAAAATGTTAACCGACAAAATCGGCGACAGGGTTCAATTAGTTGGAGATGATTTATTTGTAACCAATGTAGAAAGACTTTCAAGAGGAATCAACGAAGGAATTGCAAATTCAATTCTCGTTAAAGTAAACCAAATCGGAACGTTATCAGAAACGATGGATGCTGTGCAAATGGCTCAGCACAACCGTTATACAAGCGTGATGTCTCACAGATCTGGTGAAACAGAGGATTATACCATCGCAGATTTAGCCGTTGCAATGAACTGCGGACAAATCAAAACCGGTTCTGCTTCCCGTTCAGACAGAATGGCGAAATACAATCAATTACTTCGTATTGAAGAAGCTTTGGGAGAAACCGCCTATTTCCCCGGACTTGACGCATTCAAAATAAAACGATAATAGAAAAAATTCATGGAAAGACCGCGCAAAACACTTGCGGTAGTATTCCATTATTTATAAATTAGTAAAAAATTAAATTATAATGTCAGATAACAAAGTTATATTAAACTATGATGGTAAAGCGTTTGAATACCCAATCGTAGAAAGCACCATCGGTGACAGAGGAATCGATATTTCAAAGTTAAGAGACCAGACCGGTTTGATTACTTTAGATTTAGGATATAAGAACACAGGAGCTACTTTGAGCGACATCACTTATCTTGACGGTGATAATGGTGAACTGTATTACAGAGGATATCCGATTGAGCAAATTGCCGAAAAATCAAACTTTACAGAAGTAATGTATCTTTTGTTAAATGGTAATTTACCGACAGCAGATCAGTTCACAGGTTTCGAAAAGGGAATTAAAAAGTACAATTTCGTTGCTGATGAAATGAAAAGACTGATCGATGTATTTCCTCGTTCTGCCCATCCGATGGGAGTTTTATCTTCATTAACTTCTGCACTTACTGCCTTTAATCCAAAAGCCGTAGATGTACGATCAAAAGAAGAAATGGACCACGCAGCAGAAATGCTTATTGCCAAGTTCTCTCACCTTTGTGCTTGGACTTACCGTAAAAAAATGGGACTTCCGATCAATCACGGAGATGACAGTTTAAACTATGTAGAGAATTTCTACAAAATGTGCTTCCGTCGTCCAAACCAGGAATTCGAATTAGATCCTGTCGTTGTAGGAGCTTTAGATAAATTATTAATGCTTCACGCAGATCACGAGCAAAACTGTTCTACATCTACGGTAAGAATGGTTGGTTCAGCACATACAGGATTGTTTGCGTCAGTTTCAGCAGGTATTTCTGCACTTTGGGGACCACTTCACGGTGGGGCAAACCAGGCAGTAATCGAAATGTTGGAAATGATCGAACAGGATGGTGGAAATGTTGCAAAATATGTAGAAAAAGCTAAAAATAAAGACGATGATTTCCGTCTAATGGGCTTTGGACACAGAGTTTACAAAAACTTCGATCCAAGAGCAACCATCATCAAAAAAGCAGCAGATGATATTTTGAATGCATTAGGAATTCAGGACAAAGCTTTAGATATTGCACGTCAATTAGAAAGAGTAGCTTTAGAAGATGACTATTTCGTAAGCAGAAAATTATATCCAAACGTAGATTTCTACTCCGGAATTATTTACCGCGCTTTAGGAATTCCAACCGAAATGTTCACCGTAATGTTCGCGTTAGGACGTTTACCAGGCTGGATTTCTCAGTGGAAAGAAATGCGTTTGCACAACGATCCAATCGGACGTCCAAGACAGGTTTATCAAGGAGCGCCAAAACGTGATTACGTTGATATGAACGCAAGATAATCAGATCTTTAAATAGTGATTTCC
Encoded here:
- the rplQ gene encoding 50S ribosomal protein L17, with the translated sequence MRHGKKFNHLSRTASHRSALLSNMACSLIEHKRINTTVAKAKALRVYVEPILTKAKEDTTHNRRTVFSYLQSKEAVTELFRTIAPKIAERNGGYTRIIKTGFRQGDAADMAMIELVDFNELYNPNAEEKKVTRRSRRATPKAAETVAEVKETPAKEVKTDEPVAEATDATEEKAGE
- a CDS encoding citrate synthase; translation: MSDNKVILNYDGKAFEYPIVESTIGDRGIDISKLRDQTGLITLDLGYKNTGATLSDITYLDGDNGELYYRGYPIEQIAEKSNFTEVMYLLLNGNLPTADQFTGFEKGIKKYNFVADEMKRLIDVFPRSAHPMGVLSSLTSALTAFNPKAVDVRSKEEMDHAAEMLIAKFSHLCAWTYRKKMGLPINHGDDSLNYVENFYKMCFRRPNQEFELDPVVVGALDKLLMLHADHEQNCSTSTVRMVGSAHTGLFASVSAGISALWGPLHGGANQAVIEMLEMIEQDGGNVAKYVEKAKNKDDDFRLMGFGHRVYKNFDPRATIIKKAADDILNALGIQDKALDIARQLERVALEDDYFVSRKLYPNVDFYSGIIYRALGIPTEMFTVMFALGRLPGWISQWKEMRLHNDPIGRPRQVYQGAPKRDYVDMNAR
- the eno gene encoding phosphopyruvate hydratase codes for the protein MSYISYIEARQILDSRGNPTIEVDVFTESGAMGRAAVPSGASTGEHEAVELRDGGSDFAGKGVLKAIENVREVIAPELVGLPVWDQNFIDQIMIELDGTKNKSNLGANAILGVSLAAAKAAATELRMPLYKYVGGVNANTLPVPMMNVINGGSHSDAPIAFQEFMIMPVKAESFSDSLRKGTEIFHSLKSILHDRGLSTAVGDEGGFAPKFKGTEDALDTLTKAVEKAGYKVGDDIMFALDCAASEFYKDGMYDYRKFETPESAHFNRSEQVNYLADLAAKYPIISIEDGMHEDDWEGWKMLTDKIGDRVQLVGDDLFVTNVERLSRGINEGIANSILVKVNQIGTLSETMDAVQMAQHNRYTSVMSHRSGETEDYTIADLAVAMNCGQIKTGSASRSDRMAKYNQLLRIEEALGETAYFPGLDAFKIKR